The DNA sequence CCGGGGCGGGGTGGGCGCGGCGCACGTGCTGGACGGCCGGGTGCCGCACTCGCTGCTGCTGGAGGTGTTCACGGACGAGGCGGTGGGGACGACCGTGGTGCCCGATCCGCCGCCGGGCGTGCCGGAAGACGCGCTGGTGGAGGTGACCGCGTGACCGGGGACGGCACCCGTACGCCGGGCGAGCGGCTGGCCGACCGCTGGCGGGGCGCGCTGATGGACACCTACGGCACACCCCCGCTGGCGCTGGTCGGCGGGGAGGGGGCGACGGTCCGGGACGCCGACGGGCGGACGTACGTCGACTTCGTCGGCGGCATCGCCGTCAACGCGCTCGGCCATGCACATCCGGCCGTCGTCCGCGCGGTCTCGGAGCAGATCGCCACCCTGGGCCACGTGTCCAACCTCTATATGGCCGAGCCCCCGGTGGCCCTGGCCGAGCGGCTGCTGGAGCTGGCCGGCCGCGACGGACGCGTCTACTTCTGCAACTCCGGGGCGGAGGCGGTCGAGGCCGCGTTCAAGATCGCCCGGCGGACCGGGCGGCCGCGCATCGTCGCCGCGCGGGGCGGGTTCCACGGCCGGACGATGGGCGCCCTCGCGCTCACCGGCCAGCCGGCCAAACAGGAGCCCTTCCTCCCGCTCCCCGGCGACGTCACCCACGTCCCGTACGGCGACACCGAAGCCCTGCGCGCCGCCGTCACGGAACAGACCGCCGCCGTGTTCCTGGAGCCGGTGCAGGGCGAGAACGGCGTCGTCGTCCCGCCGCCCGGCTACCTCGCCGCCGCCCGCGAGATCACCGACGCGGCGGGAGCTCTGCTCGTCCTGGACGAGGTGCAGACGGGCATCGGCCGCACCGGGCACTGGTTCGCCCACCAGGCGGACGGCGTGGTGCCCGATGTGATGACCCTGGCCAAGGGGCTCGGCGGCGGGCTGCCGATCGGGGCCACCGTGGCCTTCGGCGACGCGGCCGGGCTGCTGTCGCCCGGGCAGCACGGCTCGACGTTCGGCGGCAACCCGGTGTCCTGTGCCGCCGCCCTGGCGGTGCTCGACACGCTGGAGAAGGAGGACGTCCTCGCCCATGTCCGGCGGATGGGGGAGCGGTTGACGGCCGGAGCCCGGGCGTCCGGTCATCCGCTGCTGCGCGCGGTGCGCGGGGCCGGGCTGCTGCTCGGGCTCGTCCTGGAGCGGCCGGTGGCCGTACAGGTGCAGCGGGCGGCCCTGGAGGCGGGCTTCCTGGTGAACGCGACGGGCCCGGACGTCGTCCGGTTGGCGCCGCCGCTCGTGATCGGGCGGGAACAAGTCGACGCCTTCGTGCGGGCGTTGCCCCGGATGCTGGACGTCTGAGCTCTCCGGGAAAGGCGGGCCGGGAGGGGCGCGGTGACGCGTGCCTCCCGGCCCGTTCGCCGTCCCGCGAGCCGCTCGCCAAGGGGCCTCTGGGACGCGAGATCTGACGGTGGACTTGACACCTGACCTGCTGAGAAAGTTAGGTTAGGCATACCTAATCAACGATTGCGCGGGTTGCCCTTCCCGACCCATGCCCGGCCGACACGGCCGTCAAGGCCGGGACCGGGCGGTACGACGAGAGGATGAGCATGTCGGCACGGCGCGGGGACAGCGCGAACACGGCGGGCGCCCCCATCGAGGATCTGGTCGGCATAGGCTTCGGTCCCGCCAACCTGGCCCTCGCCATCGCGATCGACGACCACAACCGCCGGGCCCCGGACAGCGCGATCCGCGCGGGCTTCGTGGAGCGCCAGGAGCGCTTCGGCTGGCACCGCGGAATGCTCCTCGAGGGTGCCACCATGCAGGTGTCCTTCCTCAAGGACCTGGTCACCATGCGGGACCCCAGCAGCCGCTTCTCCTTCCTGTGCTACCTGCGGGACCGCGGCCGGCTCGCCGACTTCATCAACCAGAAGACGTTCTTCCCCACCCGCATCGAGTTCCACGACTACCTGGAGTGGTGCGCCGCCGCGTTCGGCTCCGCCGTGGAGTACGGCCGCACCGCGACCGCCGTGCGCGCGGTCGGGGGCGGCGGCACGGTGGAGGCCGTGGACGTCGTCTCACGGTCCGTCGGGGACCCGGCCGACGAGACCGTGCGGCGCACCCGCAACCTCTCCGTCGGCACCGGCCTCACCCCCCGCCTCCCCGAAGGCGTCGCCCTCGGGCCGCACCTCTGGCACAACCGCGACCTGCTGTTCCGCGCCGCCGAGCCGGCCGCCCGCCGGCACCGCCGGTTCGTGGTCGTCGGCGCCGGCCAGTCCGCCGCCGAGAGCGCCGAGTACCTGCACCGCACCTTCCCCGACGCCGAGGTCTGCGCGGTCTTCTCCCGCTACGGCTACAGCCCGGCCGACGACAGCCCCTTCGCCAACCGCATCTTCGACCCGGCCGCCGTCGACCACTTCTACGACGCCCCCGAGGACGTCAAGCGGACGCTGCTGGGCTACCACCGCAACACCAACTACTCCGTGGTCGACGGCGAGCTCATCGAGCAGCTCTACCGCACCGCCTACCAGGAGAAGGTCCAGGGCCGCGAGCGGCTGCGGATCCTCAACACCAGCCGGCTCACCGCCGTCGAGGACCTGCCGGACGGCGCCCGCGCGGTGATCCGCTCCCTGACCTCCGGGGAAACGTTCACGCTGGACTGCGACGCCGTGGTGTTCGCCACCGGCTACCACGCGGCCGACCCTCGCGAACTCCTCGGCGACCTCGCCGCCGAGTGCCTCACCGACGAGCAGGGCCGGCTGCGCGTGGACCGGGACCACCGCGTCCTGACCACCGACCGGGTCCGCGTCGGCATCTACCTCCAGGGCGGCACCGAGCACACCCACGGCATCACCTCCTCCCTGCTCTCCACCCTGGCCGTCCGCTCCGGCGAGATCTGCGACTCGCTGCTGCTGCGCCGCACCGAGCGGGACGTCCTCGCGGGCCGGGCCGGAGGACGGGCCGACGCCGCCGAGACCGCCGGCACCGCGGGCACCGTCGCCACGCCCGTCGGCTGAACTCCCCCCACCCCAAGCCCCCATCCAAGGACTCCGCATGCCCGCGACCCCCGTCCCGATCGACACCCTCCGGCTCGACGTGGCCGACGTCCTCGGCGAGGACCCCGCCGACCTGCCGGACGACGAGGACCTGCGCGACCTGGGACTCGACTCGATCCGGCTGATGAGCCTGGTGGAACGCTGGCGGGCCCGCGGCCTGGCCGCCGACTTCACGGAACTCGCCGAGGCCGAGCCCACCCTGCGCGGCTGGCACACCCTGCTCACCGCCGGCGTCTGACGCCCTCCCCGCCTCACTCCGCACCACACCGGGCCGTGGGCACCACTTCAGGCCCTTCGCGCCACGCCGGGCACACGCCCGCCGAGCCCATACCGCACCCGCTCAAGGAGAACCATGAACACCCGTCCCGTCCGTAGCGGCCGCAAGGCCGGCCGCAGCCGCGTCGCGGCCGTCCTCGCCGCGGCCGCCCTGCTCACCGTGAGCGCCTGCGGCAGCGACGACTCGTCCGACGACGCCAAGTCCGCGGCGGGCGACGGCGGGAAGCGGGTGATCGAGACGACCGACGGCAAGGTGACGGTCCCCGCGAAGGCCGAGCGCATCGTCAGCATCTCCTACGCCACCGGCGCCTTGCTCGACCTCGGCGTCGAGCCGGTCGGCACCAGCGCCATCGACGAGAACAACCCGATGGAACTGCTGCCCTCGCAGAAGGAACAGGGCAAGAAGATCACCTCGATCGGCTCCGGCATCGAGACCAACATCGAGAAGGTCGCCTCGCTCAAGCCCGACCTGATCATCGTCGAGGGCGCCGCCGCGTTCGACTGGAAGATCAACCGGCTCAAGGGCATCGCCCCCACCCTCTACTTCGGCATCAAGACCCCCGGCGACCTCTACAACGCCCAGGAGAAGATCGCGCAGGCCGTCGGCAAGGAGGACGCCCTCAACAAGCTGAAGGCGACCTACAAGGAGAAGGCCGACAAGATCAAGTCGAGCTACGCCGACAAGCTCAAGTCCGTGAAGTGGGCCCTCGCCTCCTCCTACGGCAACGGCGAGTTCCTCGTGGACACCCGCACCTCCTGGGTGGGCCGCATCCTCGCCGACGTCGGCGCGAACTTCTCCAAGGCGTCCGCCGAGGGCAAGGAGCACGAGGTCACCTACTCCCAGGAGAAGATCGACGTCCTCTCCGACGCCGACGTCATCCTCGTCCCGCGCATGGCGGCCACCGGCGAGGTGCCCAAGGAGACCAAGGAACTCCAGGACAAGCCCTCCTGGAAGCTGCTGAAGGCGGCCAAGGACGACCACGTGCTGCCCGTCACCTACGCCACCAGCGACCGCTACGGCACCTCGATCGACGTCCTCGACCAGATCGAGAAGATCCTCAAGAGCCTGTAGGCCGACGGGGGTTCGCCCCCCGGACCCCGCGCACCGGGGCCCGCCGCCGGTCCGGCCGGCGGGCCCTCGAACCCGTACCTCCCCCACCCCCCCACCCTCCACGAACGACCCGGAAGGCGCCATGCCAGAGGTGACCAGCGACGCAGGACGGACCCTGGAGCTCACACGAGCCCAGGAGGGCGTGCTCTCGGCGCAGCGGATCGACCCGGACAACCCCGGCTACAACGTCGGCCAGTACGTGGAACTCCAGGGCCCGCTGGACGTCACGGCCCTGGAGGAGGCCCTCCGCCGCACCCTCGCCGAGGCCGACGGCCTGCACATCCGGCTCGCCGAGCGTGACGGCCGCACCGTACAGGTCCCCGTCCCCTTCGACGCCGCCGCCTGGCACCTGCCCCGGCTGGACACCACCGGCGCCGCCTCCCCGGTCGACGCCGCCGTCGAACTGGTCCGCGCCCAGCTCTCCTGCCCGCCCCGCCTCGACGCCGCCGACGGCGAACCCCCGGCGCTCACCGGCTCCCTGCTGGTCACCGTCGCCCCCGACCACCACCTGTGGTTCCAGTACTTCCACCACCTGGTCGTCGACGGCTACAGCGTCGCCCTGTTCACCCGCCGCGTCGCCGCCGTCTACACCGCCCTCGTGCACGGCGAGCCCGTCCCCGCCTCGCCGTTCGAGCCCGTCGCCCGGCTCGTCGAGGCCGACCGCGCCTACCTCGCCTCCGACAAGCCCGCCGCCGACCGCGCCTACTGGACCGGCCGGCACACCGGCCGCCCGGCCGCCACCGGCCTCACCGAGCAGACCGCCCAGGCGTCCTCCACCTTCCTCCGGCACCGCGTCACCCTCGGCGCCGAGCGCTCCGCCGCCGTCCTGGCCTGCGCCGACGGCGTCCGCGCCACCTGGGCCGAGGCCGCCACCGCCGGCGTCGCCGCCTACCTGCACCGGATGACCGGCACCCCCGACGCCGTCCTCGGCATGCACTTCATGGCCCGCAGCGCCCCCGGCACCCTCCGCGTCCCCGGCATGGCCGTCAACGTGCTGCCCGTCCGGCTGTCCGTCGCCGGCGGCGACACCTTCCCCGACCTCATCCGGCGCGCCGCCGGAGAGCTCAAGGACGCCCGCCGCCACCAGCACTACCGCGGCGAGGACATCCGCCGCGACCTCGGCCTCGTCGGCGGCGAGGCGCGGCTGTACGGGCCGATGCTCAACATCAAGCCCTTCGACCTCGACCTCGACTTCGCGGGCATCCCCGGACACACCGTCAACCTGGCCTCCGGCCCGGTCGAGGACCTGTCGGTGTCGGTCACCAAGAGCCCCGACGGCCTGCTGCACCTCGAATTCGACGCCAACCCGGCCCTGTACGACGCCGCGACGCTCGCCGGCCACGCCGAGCGCTGCGCCGACCTCGTCGCCCGGCTCGCCGCCGACCCCGCCCTCACCCTCGACCGCGCCGAACTGCTCGCCGACGGCGAACGGGAAGCGGTCCTGCGCACCTGGAACGCCACCGACCGGCCCCTCGCCGCCACCACCCTCGTCGAGCGCATCGCCGAACGGACCGACGCCACCCCCGACGCCACCGCCGTCGTCTTCGAGGACACCCTCCTCAGCTACCGCGAACTCGACGCCCGCGCCGAGGCCCTGGCCCGCCGGCTCGCCGCCGCCGGGGCCGGACCCGACACGGTCGTCGCCGTCGCCGTGCCGCGCTCCGCCGAGCTGATGACCGCCCTGGTCGGCGTCCTCAAGTCCGGCGCCGCCTACCTGCCGCTCGACACCGACTACCCGGCCGACCGGCTCGCCGCCATGGCCGAGGACGCGCGTCCGGTCCGCGTCGTCACCGTCCGCGCGGTCCTGGACCGGCTCCCGGCCGCCGTCCGCGAGCACGCCCTCCTGCTGGACGAGCCGTCCGAGGAAGGCGAGAGCGCCGCCGTCACCCGCCCCGGCCCCGACGACGCCGCCTACGTCATCTACACCTCCGGCTCCACCGGCCGCCCCAAGGGCGTCGTCGTCACCCACCGCGCCATCGTCAACCGCCTCGCCTGGATGCAGCACGCCTACCGGCTGCGCGCCGACGACCGGGTCCTCCAGAAGACCCCCGCCAGCTTCGACGTCTCCGTCTGGGAGTTCTTCTGGGCGCTGTGCGAGGGCGCCACCGTCGTCCTCGCCCGCCCCGAGGGCCACAAGGACCCCGCCTACCTGGCCCGGCTCATCGCCGAACGGCACGTCACCACCCTGCACTTCGTGCCCTCCATGCTCCGCGCCTTCCTGGAGGAGCCGTCCGCCGCCCGCTCCTGCGCCGGCCTGCGCCGCGCCTTCTGCTCCGGCGAGGCCCTCCCCGGCGACGTCGTCGAGCGCTGGTACGACGCGCTGCCCGACGTGCCGCTGCACAACCTGTACGGGCCCACCGAGGCCGCCGTCGACGTCACCTACCACCGCACCCGGCCCGGCGCCGGCGTCGTCCCGATCGGCCGGCCGGTGTGGAACACCCGCCTGTACGTGCTGGACGCCGAGCTGCGCCCGGTCCCGGTCGGCGTCCCCGGCGAGCTGTACCTCGCCGGCGTCCAGCTCGCCCGCGGTTACCTCGACCGCCCCGGCCTCACCGCCTCCCGCTTCGTCGCCGACCCGTACCGTCCGGACGGTACGCGCATGTACCGCACCGGCGACCTCGTCCGGTGGGCCGTCGACGAGCACGGCGACGGCGTCGTCGAATACCTCGGCCGCACCGACGACCAGGTCAAGGTGCGCGGCTTCCGCATCGAACTCGGCGAGATCGAGGCCGCGTTGGAGGCGCTGCCCGGCGTCGCCGCGGCCGCCGTCACCGCCCGCGCAACCACCCCCGGCGGTACCCGCCGCCTCGTCGGCTACGCCGTGCCCGCCGCCGGACAGGCCCTCGACCCCGAGGAGCTGCGGGCCGCGCTGGCCGCCACACTGCCCGAGCACATGGTCCCGCCGGCCGTCGTCCTCCTCGACGCCCTGCCCCTCAGCCTCAATGGCAAGCTCGACCGCAAGGCCCTGCCCGACCCGGCCCCCGCCGCCGCGCCCACGTCGCGCACCCCGCGCACCGAGGCCGAGCGGGTGCTCGCCGACGTCGCCGCCGACGTCCTCGGCCTGGACGCCGTCGGCGTCGACGACAACTTCTTCTCCCTCGGCGGCGACAGCATCTCCGCCATCCAGCTCGGCAGCCGCGCCCGCCGGGCGGGCTGGGGCATCACGCCCCGGACCGTCTTCGAACGCAAGACGATCGCGGCCGTCGCGGCCGTCGCGGAACGCCTGGCCGGCGACTCCGCCGCACCCGAAGACCGCCGCGAGGACGCGACCGGCCCCCTTCCCGCGACGCCCATCACGGAGTGGCTGCGTGAACGCGGCGGCCCGGTACGGCGCTTCGCCCAGACGACCGTCGTCACCGTCCCGGCGGGACTGGACCCGGAGCGGCTCACGGGAGCGCTGAATGAGCTGACGCGTCATCATGAGGCATTGAGGATGCGGCTGGTGACGGGCCTGGACGGCGAGTCCGGCGGGTACGGCGCGGTCGCGGGCCGGCAGCACGGCCGCGCGGTACCGGTGCCAGGCACCGGCACGCGGACGGCCGGGGCGAAGCCCGGCCACGGCGGCCCGGACGCGCCCGTGGGCGCCGGGTCCGAGAGCGGTGTGCAGGGGCAGGCCGTGAGCCCGGCGTCCGCCGGTGCCGCCGGCTCCGGCGACCTGGAGGCGACGGCGGCCGCCGCGCTCAAGGCCGACATCCCCGGGCCGGTCGGGGACCCGTCGGCTGACGGCGGTGTCGCCCACTCGGCCGCCGGCCAGGGTGGCCCGGACGCGCTCGTGGGTACGGGGGCCGAGGCCGGTGTGTCCGAGCGGGTCGTGCGTCCGGCGTCCGCCGGTGCCGCCGGCTCCGGCGACCTGGAGGCGGCTCCGGCCGCCGCGTTCGTGGCCGGCACCCCCGGGCCGGTCGGGGACCCGTCGGCTGACGGCGGCTTCGGCCGGACGGCCCCCGGCCCGGGCGCGCCCCTGGGCGCCGCCCCCGAGGCCGGAGCCGCCGTCTCCGACGCGGCCGTCGGCGCCGCCACCTGGACCACCGAGATCCTCCCCGCCTCCGCCGCCCCCGGCGTCGCCCTCCACCGCGCACACATCGCCGGAGACGACGACCGCGACGCCGCCGTCGAGCGCGAGCGCGCCGCCGCCGTCGACCGGCTCGACCCCGCCGCCGGGACCGTTCTCGCCGCCACCTGGTGCGACCTCGGCCCGGACGTGCCCGGGCGGCTCGTGCTGGCCGTGCACCACCTCGCCGTCGACGGCGTCTCCTGGCGCATCCTGCTGCCCGACCTGCGCGCCGCGTACGAGGGCGAGGCGCTCGCACCGGCGAGCACCCCGCTGCGCCGCT is a window from the Streptomyces mobaraensis genome containing:
- a CDS encoding acetylornithine transaminase; translated protein: MDTYGTPPLALVGGEGATVRDADGRTYVDFVGGIAVNALGHAHPAVVRAVSEQIATLGHVSNLYMAEPPVALAERLLELAGRDGRVYFCNSGAEAVEAAFKIARRTGRPRIVAARGGFHGRTMGALALTGQPAKQEPFLPLPGDVTHVPYGDTEALRAAVTEQTAAVFLEPVQGENGVVVPPPGYLAAAREITDAAGALLVLDEVQTGIGRTGHWFAHQADGVVPDVMTLAKGLGGGLPIGATVAFGDAAGLLSPGQHGSTFGGNPVSCAAALAVLDTLEKEDVLAHVRRMGERLTAGARASGHPLLRAVRGAGLLLGLVLERPVAVQVQRAALEAGFLVNATGPDVVRLAPPLVIGREQVDAFVRALPRMLDV
- a CDS encoding ABC transporter substrate-binding protein, with the protein product MNTRPVRSGRKAGRSRVAAVLAAAALLTVSACGSDDSSDDAKSAAGDGGKRVIETTDGKVTVPAKAERIVSISYATGALLDLGVEPVGTSAIDENNPMELLPSQKEQGKKITSIGSGIETNIEKVASLKPDLIIVEGAAAFDWKINRLKGIAPTLYFGIKTPGDLYNAQEKIAQAVGKEDALNKLKATYKEKADKIKSSYADKLKSVKWALASSYGNGEFLVDTRTSWVGRILADVGANFSKASAEGKEHEVTYSQEKIDVLSDADVILVPRMAATGEVPKETKELQDKPSWKLLKAAKDDHVLPVTYATSDRYGTSIDVLDQIEKILKSL
- a CDS encoding lysine N(6)-hydroxylase/L-ornithine N(5)-oxygenase family protein; the protein is MSARRGDSANTAGAPIEDLVGIGFGPANLALAIAIDDHNRRAPDSAIRAGFVERQERFGWHRGMLLEGATMQVSFLKDLVTMRDPSSRFSFLCYLRDRGRLADFINQKTFFPTRIEFHDYLEWCAAAFGSAVEYGRTATAVRAVGGGGTVEAVDVVSRSVGDPADETVRRTRNLSVGTGLTPRLPEGVALGPHLWHNRDLLFRAAEPAARRHRRFVVVGAGQSAAESAEYLHRTFPDAEVCAVFSRYGYSPADDSPFANRIFDPAAVDHFYDAPEDVKRTLLGYHRNTNYSVVDGELIEQLYRTAYQEKVQGRERLRILNTSRLTAVEDLPDGARAVIRSLTSGETFTLDCDAVVFATGYHAADPRELLGDLAAECLTDEQGRLRVDRDHRVLTTDRVRVGIYLQGGTEHTHGITSSLLSTLAVRSGEICDSLLLRRTERDVLAGRAGGRADAAETAGTAGTVATPVG
- a CDS encoding phosphopantetheine-binding protein, with the protein product MPATPVPIDTLRLDVADVLGEDPADLPDDEDLRDLGLDSIRLMSLVERWRARGLAADFTELAEAEPTLRGWHTLLTAGV